The region TGCTTCTGGTTCGAGCACAACTTCAGGCACACTCAGTTATGTGTGGGAAATTGCATCCGCACCTAACGGAAGCAGTGCATTAATAAATGATATTACTTCTGAAATCGCTACTTTTACTCCTGATGTGGAGGGTGAATACAATATCAGTCTCACAGCATCGGTAGATGAGACCAGCCAATCGGACAACCTTACCGTTACCGCAACAGCTGTAGGACCTGTTGAGCTATCTTGTTCCGACATTAACGAAGAAATGACATTGGAAAACATATCTGATGGAGTGGACTATTATGTGCCATGCATGATAGAGGTTAATGCCGGATTAATTATAGAACCCGGTGTGACCATTGAATTTGCCCAGGAAGCCGGATTTGAAATTCAGGATTATGGTGATGCACAAGGGTACATTTCTGCTATAGGTTCAGAAACAGATTCTATACGATTTACCGGAGAACTTAAAACAGAAGGTGCATGGAATCAAATTCAAATGAAATCCAATGACCTCAGAAATGCCATGGAATACTGTGTGGTGGAATATGCCGGTAATTCGGATGGTAGTTCAGCGGCAATACATTTAGATGAGGGTAAACTTGAGCTTAAAAACTCTACCATTCAAAAAAACAGTAGCTACGGATTGTTTATAGACAATAGTTCAAATATCTCAGGTTTTGCCAATAATACCATTACTGCCAACCAAAATTACCCGTTGCATATTGCTGCTAATCAGGTGGCTCAATTAGATGGTACGAATAGCAGCTATACTGGTAATATGAGCGATGGTGGCGAAAGTCGTGATGAAATTTATGTCTTTTCCAATTCCATATATGAGCGTGGGTACATTACCGGACAAGATGTACACGTATGGGAAAATCCAGGCGTGCCTTTCTACATAAACGAATTGGTTTATGTAGGTGAAACCGATGAAGGCGCGCTTCGTATTATGGAAGGTTGCGACATTAGTTTCGGACAAAACTATGGTTTCTGGGTAGATGAATATAATGCTTCATTTGAAGTTCTGGGTACTTCCAGTGAACAAGTGACCATAAGAGGTCGCAGTGGTCAGGGATCCTGGAATGGAATTTACCTCAATACCAACAATACAGCAAACAGTATTGAATACGCCGTAATAACAGATGGCGGTCAGGAAGCGGTTGGGCATTGGTTCGATAATCCTGCCAATATCAACCTCGGGTACTCCGGATCTAATGTTTATTTAAACCTGAGTAATGTGGAGATCAACAATAGTGGCGGTTGTGGTATAGCCGAAGGCGGTGGAACCATCGATCTCACTTTAAATAACGTGACTTATAGCGGAAATGCCGGAAATGATTATTGTAATTAAGATTATTTAGTATACATAATTTTATAAAAGTCTTAACTAAGTAACTCAAGCCTGATTATGCTCACTGGGAAGCATTTTCAGGCTTTTTTCTTAGGTGACTTTTATTATGGAAGAGTTTCATAATGCTCCCGCATTAATCGACCCGGTGAATTGTAGTATTTAGGTGTTTTGTCAACTTTCTATGCATTAGTGTAGATACCAGCATACCAATTGTAAAGATGGCTCCGGCTATCTTTAGTGCATCCTGGAGGTCGTAATGGTCTGTATACCAGCCCAAAAAAGGACTAATTACAGCAAAGCCAATACGAATAATGAAACTTCTTACAGATAGCACTGTTGCACGAATATGAGATTCTGTATTGCGGTTAATATAATCTTTTAAAATGGGTGTGGCCATACCACGCACCAGGTAAATGCCAAAAAGTACGGCAATGCCCCATAGTCCGGCAGTAAAACCTAATAGCATAAATCCACCACCGGTAAAAAGAGCAACGAAGATTAAAATGATGTTGGCCGGAATAGCTTTTTCTGCCTTGTAAGCCAGCATGGCAGTTATGCCAACAGATAGGTTCAGTGCAGTCCACAAAATACCAAACCACTCAAGTGGCAGGTCAATGGATTTAAAAAACGGTTGTACGAACCAGGCCAGGGTAAGAGAGGTCATGCCGGCAAAAGATGAAAAAAGGATGTATGTTCTGAGCATTGGATTTTCAACGAGTGCATAGCGCATGGTTCGGAATATGGCCAGCATGGATGCTTTTTGAACATGTGCGCTGAGCTTTGGTTCCCAAAGCAAGATTGCTGCTGGTACACCAATAAAAGCTACAATAGCCTGAATTTCAAAGGGCAGCCTGAGACTAATCCCCGCCAGGAAACCACCCACAATGCCTGCTGCAGCTTCTGAAAAGTTGCCCAATGCAGTAATGCGTCCTTCCAGTTTTGCATATTCTCCGGTACGTTTTGCGCTTTTCAGTGTATCGAAAAGCATGGCAGAATCGGCGCCACTTATAAAGCTCATGCTTATACCAATCATTAGTTCCGCAATTACAAAGCCACCAAAACCATGCGCAACAGAATAGGCTATAAAACCTCCAAAGTTGAGCAGGGTTCCTAAAATCAGGGTTTTGCGTCGCCCGAGCACATCGGCCATATAACCTGAAGGTATTTCGAGTACCACAACAGTGACGGCATTTATGGCCTTTAGTAGAAATATGTGCCGCATTTCCAGTCCGTTATTCTGAAAAAACACTACAATAATGGGCATGAATAGCATGAACCATTTTGCAAATTTGATCAGGTAGAGCAAAAAAATGTTATTTGTGGCACTCTTTTTTATCATGTCAGCCGCAAAGATAAATTAACCTCCTAAACTTCTCCGGTATTTATGCAAAATCCATCACAGAAGTGCGCCATTATTTTTCTATTATTCCTAAAACGTTTTTGTGTGATTTCTGTAAGTCGTTGGATTTGCATAAGCTTAGCCCAATTTGTGCTTTGTGTAGATGAGTTGTTCTTTTAATTTGTTGATATCCTGCATGATAGTTATTTTTTTGTACATTTGTTAAAGGCACATATGATTTCGATCAGAATTATGAATAATAATACCGTAATTGCCAATTATTTTCGATGGGTCGCCAGGTATGGGATGGCACTGCTTAGTGTATTCATATTTTTTTTCTCTTTGTTTTCTGGAGCCCGAATTTATGGTGGAGGCATTCAGGGAGCTTTTTTGAATAGTCACAATGCCCTGCCATGGCTCATGCTTTTCTTATATTTGCTGTTGGCATGGGAATGGGAGTTAATTGGGGGCACCATAATTATAATCATCGGTTTGTCTTTATTTTATTTTTTTAATTTACAGGGGCAGCGTTTTTTTATTGAAGCTTTCATTCTTACCCTCCTCATTATAATTTTGGGTGTGTTTTTTCTTGTGAGCTGGTACCTGAGAACACATTCCCGTGAACTATTTAAATAAACTTCAGTTGTTAACTGGTAATTTATCCTTATTTTAAGGTGTACTACATTTATCCATAGGTTTATACATTAAACATTTGTTTTCTGTAGGAAGTTATCTACAAATTAAACCGCTTAAATAGTTGTTAACAAAAGCTTATTAGGTTTGTAAACCAAAATTCTTTTTGTAATTTAAAATTTTCAAATTTCAACCAACTATATGCAAAGGCGCTCTCTAAAATACTTTGTAGCTACTCCATTAAGGCGTGATATAGTAAATATGCTGGCATTTGGTGCTTTATCGTTGCTTTTTGGTTCTGTAAAGTTTTATGTGCCTGGTGTTGAGGGTGCTTTCTCAGATTTACGGGAGATTCCAATGGTCCTTGGCGCATATCACATGATAAATCCTGTTTTTGCTATAGGCCTTGGTGTTATTGGTTCGCTTAATACACCTCCGGAGGTCTCCTATTTATCTACAGTCTTGTTTCATGCTATAGCCCTTTTGGTAACATCCTTTGTTTTTAAATATGTAAAGAAACAGGAACCCGGGGCAGTGGGCTTGTCATTGTTTGGATTTATATACACGTTTGCCTATTATATTTTTTTAATTATACCATTGTTGAATTTAACCGGTTATCTGGTTGGTTTCAACCTTGATAAAGGTTTTATATCTTTGTACAAAAGCACGCTCTTTTCATTGCGGTTCGAGATGTTAAGCACTTCAATCATAGTAGCGCTCTATATATTGCAGGACCGCTTCAGACAATCGTTACGGAAATACTCTGAGAATCTTGAATCATTGGTCGAGGAGCGAACCAAACATCTTGATGAGGCTATAAAAGAGCTTAAGCTCAGGCAGCAGCAATTAGTTCAGTCTGAAAAAATGGCTTCCATCGGGTCGTTAACTTCAGGTGTCGCACACGAAATTAACAATCCACTTAATTTTATTTCAGGAGGGGTATTCATGCTTGAAAAGATCGATAATGACATAAACCAGCATGAACCTTCGAAAACAAAAGAAAGCTACGCCTCAGCCCTGCAAATGATTTCTACAGGGTTATCGCGAATTAGTAATGTGGTAAAAGCGTTGGCTTCATTTTCAACAAAGGCCGGTGCCAAAACAGAAACAGTCGATATACATACCATTATTGATAATACCTTGCTTTTTATACATAAAGATATTTCCAACAGGATTCAGGTAGAAAAAAACTATGAATTGGATCAGCCTATACCCATTTATCCTGAAAAAATCCATCAGGTGCTCATTAACCTTCTCAATAATGCGTATTATGAACTTAATCGCGAGGAGGGAGATGGTAGAAAGCTTGCTATCAATACGAAAAAAGTTAATGGTAAGGCTGTTATTGAGGTTTTTAATTCGGGCTCAAAAATAGATGACGAACACATAGGCAAAATTTTCGACCCGTTTTTTACTACTAAAAACCCTGATGAGGGCACCGGGCTTGGGTTATCAATTTCGTACATGATTATAAAAGAGCATAACGGTAGTTTAACTGCTGAGAATTTGGGCGATGGTGTGCAATTTTCCATCAGTTTACCTCTTGTTTGATAATAATTGCCTTTTTGAATTTAAATAGTAATTCATATTCATTCGTGCTGAAGCTAGCATTAAGTTTTTATGTTTAAATTGCAATTGTATTGCTTAAAACTCCAAACTTTTATAAATTGCTCTGGAATGATTTAATGCTTGATCATGGATAAAAAATTAAAATGGGTTTTATATACCTTTCTTACTGCTTTTGCTTTTTACTGGATTTCGAACCTGCTTTTGTGGTTTCCGTGGAGCATAAGCGAGTCACTGGGCATTACATTAATGCTTACTGTTGCCCCATTGCTATGGGTTGTGGCTGTTTACCAGTGTTTAATCAGGTATCCCGATAAACAACTGTTTGCTGCCAGTATGCTGATAGGCATCATTTTTTTATTTGTGGCTGCAGTGCTCGATTACCTCTTTTTTGGTTTAATTCGCAATGCAATGGATGACCTGTATAAAATGACCACTTTTTATGGGTATGCATTTTTACTTGCACTACCTATTCTGGAAGTTAGTATAATTCCAAAGCGCATCAAAATGCGCTACCGCAAAGTCCAAAAACAAAATTTCTTGTTTATGCTGAATATCGGTTTAACCGCATTGGGTATTCTTATCATTATTATTGAATTGAATATTACACTGTAGCCGGATGAAGCCTCATAATATCTTTAAATAACATTGTTGAGCTTGCTTTATTAGCAAAAAACACTAGTTTTGAGAATTGAGCGAAATCGCACAATTTGAATTTAATCTAAAAGACATGTTGAAAATTAAATTTCTTATTATTGCCGCATTTATAATGAGCTCTTTGGGCTCTTTTTCTCTTTATGGTCAAATTGGTGAAGAGATAAGGTCATATGTTGACAGCTCAGAGATTGTTCTTAAAAACGGACGCAGGTTGCTGCTTAATAGCTTAAGAGAACATAACTACGATAAGGCCGGTGAGGTATACCTGTACCTTTTAAAGGAAATGGATGATAAGCCCTACGATGCCTTTAATTATGAGGAGTTGCTTTATATAAATATGATTTTGGGCAACTGGAGCATTTTTGCTGATAAAGCGAAGAATTTCAAGGTTTTTATTCAAAATAGTACCTATCCGGAAACTTACCCCTTAATTGACCCATTGTACAGAATTATGCATAACCGCCATGATCAAATACTGAAAAGCCTCAATAATGCAAAAATTGATGCTCAGGGACGAAAAGTAGCTGATTTGTTTTTGCATTTAATAAAACAGCAACAGACCGATAAAGCTTACGATGAAATGTACCGTAAGTTTATGCGACAATACCCACGTAGTGCTTACAATAATTTTCTGACACTTTATTTGCCACGGCCTTCCCTATATTTATCCTGGAGTTGGAGCATAGGTGCCCATACTATGGCAACCACCGGATCGCTTGAAAGGTATTTTCCATCGGGTGTGGGAGGTTTTATGGCTATGGATTTGAATTACAGGAAGCTTTATACATCCCTTTTTGTTGGTTTTGCTACGCTTGACCTTAAAAAAGAATTTATTGAACCACTTTTAGGAGTAGATACTGAATTTAATAAAGGTGAAAATTTTTCATATGGTCAGGTTGATATCAAAGGTGGGTATTTCATTTTGCGCAACGACAGGTTTCACCTGGCACCATTCTTTAATTTAGGGGGTGCTTGGCTCCAAAGCACGCGCTTTGACCCGGAAGATGGCAACGATCCCGACATCTATTTGTTCAATACCTTCAAATATGGCCCCGGATTACATGCAGAAGTAAAGTTGGGTGAATGGAACTATCATGGCGGCTACATGGGTCGCGTGCCCGCAAAACATTATGTTAGTGTTAAATTTGAGGCTGTTTATAATTTCTTGAATAAAGCTGAATCAACAAAATTTAATGGTGATATATATAATGTGAATTTAGGATTGGTTTGGGGCTTTGGCCATTTTTAACAGAAAAGGCGCAATAAACACACTGTTTATCACGCCTGTTCAAAAATCAATTGATTATGTAAAAACATTTTCAGCTTGTGTTGTTTCAGCTGATTATGCGTAATTTTTTTAATCCTTTATAGAACAACCAATAGCCTTGGTTTCACGCATTGGTGGTTCATTCCCGGCCAACAATGCATCTACTGCTTTCTCTACGTATTTATCATTGACTTTTTCTGCTTTTCTCGGGCTGTCATCAATTGCACCTATATACTCCAGCACAAATTCATTACCCTTTTTATTTAATACAAAAACGTGAGGTGTTTTCGTGGCACCAAATTTTTTGTAAACTGTCTGTTCCTCATCAAAAAGGTAAGGGAATGTAAAACCTTTCTCTTTAGCACGCACTTTCATTTTATCAAATGAGTCTTCTGGCTGTATTTTCGGATCATTCGGGTTAATGGCAATTACCGGGTAACCTTTCTTTTTGTACTTTTTATCAAGTTCAATAATTCGGTCTTCATTGGCTATAGAATAGGGGCAGTGATTACATGTAAAAATCACAATTGCACCTTTAACGTCTTGCATTTCATCCAGTGAGACCATCTTACCGTCGATGTTTTTGAGGTTAAAATTATCGACTTTATCGCCAATTTGAAAACCATCAGCCATGAGGGCCGTGGATATAAAAATGCTGATAACAAATAATAGTGTTCGCATAATAATTAGGTTTTAGTTTAACATTTTATCGATGTATTCATTTAATTCTGCTGATGTTATTTTCCCTTCATGAAAAGTTTTTTTATTCCCTTTGTAAATAACGGTGGCGGGTATAGCCCCCGACCAACTCTCGTCCACCATAGGAATCCATTCATTCGCATTATCGTCGGTGGTTAAATAGCTGTCGAAGCTAAACAACCTTTTATCAAGGTAATCGTTGGCCTTTTTCCATGCATTATCGCCAAAATCCAGACTCAGGAAGTAAAATTTAACAGGTTTCTGGCTATAGGTTTTAATGCTTTTTTCAAATTCAGGTAATTCCTTCACACAAGGCACACACCAGGTAGCCCAAAAGTTAATCACATATACCGTATCGTTTTGCTTTACATGCGCTGCTTTAAAGTCAGAAAACTTCCATGTATTTTGGGCATTCAGGCTTAAAGCAAATAGCATAATAACGAATATGTGTATAAAATACTTCATTGTCTTTTATTTTTACAAACATATTGTAATGCAGAAGGTTTAGTGTTTTTTTGTTAATTTTTTATCAAAAAAATTTAAATGCGTTTTTTCGTGTTTATTTCATTAGATTTGCATATTGTGAAAGGTGTATTGGTTGATAATACCCACATAAAAACTTTATTACATCATAAACTGTTATCTATCTGTCAAAAGAACAGGTAAAACCACCTGCTTTTTTTTATATTGTGGCAGGAAACTTATAAATTTGCTTAAAATTAAATTGAGAACAAATGCAAAAGCGAATAATATATTTCTTTTCTGTAATTCTCTTTCTTTTTGTTAACGGTCTGTCTGCGCAGGATCCTGAGATGGAATTGATTCGCAAATATGCAGAGAACAGCTTCGAAAATGGTGATTATGAGTTTGCACTTGAGAATTACCTCAAATTATACGAAAATAATAAAGATGACATCAATATAAATTTCCGGCTTGGTGTCTGTTATACCAAAACCAACGACAACAAAACAGGCGGTATTTCACACCTAGAATATGTAGTGAGCCATAATAACTTTCCAACAGATGCTTACTATTACCTGGGGGAGTCGTACATGTATGCCTATCGGTTTACTGAAGCTGTTGAGGCTTTTTATGAATATAAAATTAGTGGTTTAAACGATGAATTGCTGGCCCAGGCCGACCGGAAAATTACTATGGCCGACAATGCACTGCAATTTATCACTGTGCCCGTTAAAGTCGATTTCGAAAGGTTAGATTCTACTGTAAACTCTACAATGAATGATTACAGACCTTTTGTTATTGATGAAGGTGAGCGAATGATATTTAGCTCAGATTATCGCTATGTGGATGAACTGGAGGTTTATATTTCTGACATCTATACTACCGAGCAGAAAAACGATGGTTGGGAGCAGGCAGAGTTTTGGGAAGGTAATAATTATGAGCATGAAGAGATTGTGGGTGTTTCGCCCGATTGGGATAATTTTGCCATATATTCAAACGGTGATTTCTCAACCCATGATATCTCTTTTGGAAATATTAAGCGACGTGGAATAGAACGCGAAAAAAAGGATTTTCCAACTGATAAGATTAATACACGTGACTTTGAACACGGTGCAACAATTAACAAAGAAGGCAATGTGATATATTTTGCCAGTAACAGACCCGGCGGTTTTGGTGGTTTCGATATTTACAAAATTGTTAAAGATGATGATGACAATTGGGGTGAGCCCGAAAATTTGGGAGCCGCTATCAATACGGAATATGACGAAAACTTCCCATCATTCTCGCAGGATGAACAAACACTCTTTTTTTCAACAAAAGGCCATGCAAGTATCGGTGGTTACGATCTTTTTCAGGCAAATTATAATGCACAGGAAGACAAATGGGCAGGTGTGCGTACTTTAGGTGTCCCCATTAATACTCCTTACGACGAGATGGGAATTTCTTTTGAAGAGGATGGGAAAGTTGGTTACATCGCAGCAAATCGTAATGAAGGTTTAGGCAAAATGGATATTTACAAGGTTACCATAGATCAGGATGCAACACCAACCATTATATCTGGCTCGCTGATGGTAGGAACCGAAGATAATGCCGTACCCTATTCAGATGAATACAATAAGGTATTTGTAACACTTTACGATAAATTTGGCAATGTCTATTCGCGTTACGAGGCCCAGGAAGGAGGTACTTTCTTTGCTACCATTCCACCTGGAGAGTACACACTTGAAATTTATATCGACGGTTCTGATTATAAGTATACTGAAGATATGAAGATTATCGACACCGGAGAAGATCAAATCTTACCCGAGACCTATTTCATAAGGCCATAAAGGTCAATTTGCTCATTATAACTGAGATTTATGAAACATTTTGCGTTTATAATAATTGCCCTCCTTTTTACTGCTTTTTTAAATGCCCAGGATCCATTGAAGGAAGCCGATGCATTCTTCGATGAGGGTAATTTCCAAACCGCACTCCAGTACTACAAAAAAGCGTATAAAAAAGATTCTACAAACCTTGAGTTGCGGCATAATATGGCGATATGCATGCTTAGTCTGAATATGGACCGGAAACCCGCTATCCCACATCTTGAATGGGTGGTAAAACAAGAGAAGTTTGATGAATATGCGTGGTTCGATCTTGCAAAAGCCTACCATTTTAACCTTCAGTTCGATAAGGCTATTAAGAACTATAAAAAATATATAAAGGTTGGGAAGGACGATGAGTTTATTAAAATAGCAAAGGTAAGCATTATGCAATGCGAAAATGCCAAAGAACTCATCGCTAAACCAATTGATGTTACTTTTAATCTGCTGAACGAAGAAATTAATACTGAAAATAACGAATACCAACCTTATATTCCTTCCGATGAATCGACTTTGGTTTATACGTCCGATGAAAAATATGACAGTCGTTACAAAATACACATTAACAATATTTTTATTTCAGAGAATGAAAATGGAGAATGGGACAGGCCCAAAACAGTTGGTGTTGTTAATTCCCAGGAAGATGAATTTGTATCAGGACTTGCAGCCAATGATAAATATTTGTTTGTAAAGGTGCGGCGATATGAAGCGTTCGATGACATTTTTGTGGCCGAAAAAGATGGTGATCGCATAAGCAGGCTCGAAGATCTTGGGGAGCCTGTGAACACAGGTGCCGTAGAGAGCGGTGCTACTTTAAGTTTTACGGGCGATACACTTATTTTTGCCTCTGACCGTGATGGCGGAGAGGGTGGTTTGGACCTCTGGATGGCCATGCGTTTGCCAAATGGCAGGTGGGGCAAACCTGTAAATTTAGGCAAACCTGTAAATACACCCTATGACGAAGACTTTCCGCATTTAATGGCCGATGGTAAAACCATGTTTTTCAGTTCCAATGGCCCCAACAGTATGGGTGGGTTCGATGTTTTTAAAACAACTTTAAACGCTGATGCGGGCAAATGGGCTGCACCACGCAACTTTGGGTACCCGATCAACAACACCTATGATAATCTCACAATAGCAATGTCGCGCAATTATAGGTATGCCTATGTATCAGATGTGCGCAAAGAAGGTAAAGGAGGTATGGATATTTATCGTGTGGTTTTTAATCAAACCGATGCTAATATTTTTCTTCACAAAGGTATTTTTGTAAATGCCAACGATTCCATTATCGATCTTCCTGTAAAGGATAAACCCGAAATTAAAGTATTAAACAAGGAGAGTGGTGAATTATTTGGCAAATATCAATACAATAACAGCAAGCAACAGTTTTTACTGGCATTGCCTCCTGGTCGTTATCAACTTCAGGCCGAATTTAATGGTTATAAACCAGCAAAACGTGATATCTTTGTACCCGATTTGTTGGAACAAAAAGTATATGACCTTAAAATTCAGTTAGAAGCAGAGTAATATGGAATTAAATCTTCAGAAACCAATTGTTTTTTTCGATCTTGAAACAACCGGTATCGACATTGTAAACGATCGTATTATAGAATTCTCTTTCATTAAAATTCATACTGATCAGAGTGAGGAAACATGGACCCAGCGTGTGAACCCTGGTATGCCTATCCCTCCAAAATCTACCGAAATACATGGTATAAAAGATGAGGATGTGGCTGATAAACCTCTTTTTAAAGATGTGGCTAAAAAAGTTGCCGCTTTTATTGAAGGGTGCGATTTGGGCGGTTTTAACTCCAATAAGTTCGATATACCTATGCTTGCCGAAGAGCTTGCAAGGGCCGATGTGGATATCGATCTTAAGAAGGTCCGTCATATCGATGTACAGACAATTTTCCACAAAATGGAGCAAAGAACGCTTGAGGCTGCTTACAAATTCTACTGCCAGAAAGACCTTACAGAAGCACATACAGCAGAAGCAGATACCCGCGCAACCTATGAAGTGCTAAAAGCTCAGCTCGATCGGTACAAAGATGTGGATTTTAAAGATAAAGCAGGGAAAATATCACAGCCAGTGATTAACGATATAGACCAGCTTGCTGAGTTTTCTACACAAAACCGTAATGTAGATTTTGCAGGCCGCGTTGTCTATAATAACGATGGTGAAGAGGTTTTTAATTTTGGAAAATATAAGTATACGCCGGTTGAGGAGGTTTTCGAAAAAGACCCCGGTTACTATTCATGGATTCTGAACAGCGACTTTCCATCATACACAAAACGTGTATTAACGGCAATTAAGCTCAGAAAAATGATGCAATAAATATCGACTTATGAAGATTATAGCTATAGGAAGAAACTACATCAACCATGCAAAGGAGATGAAAAGTGAAGTGCCAAAAGAACCGGTGTTTTTTATGAAGCCGGAAACCGCACTCCTTACCAAAAATCAACCTTTTTACTATCCGGAGTTTACAAAAAACCTACACTACGAACTGGAGGTAGTGATAAAAATTAACAGGGTTGGCAAGCACATTCCCAAAGAGTTTGCACACCGATATTACAATGAAATTGCCCTAGGAATAGACTTTACAGCACGCGATGTACAGGCCAATGCTAAAGAAAAAGGGCTGCCATGGGAAAAGGCCAAAGCTTTCGACCACTCAGCACCCATAAGTAAGTTTTTCGATAAAGCTGATTATAAATCAATCAATGACCTCGATTTCATGTTGAAAAAGAATGATGAAGTGGTACAAAAGGGTAATACTTCAGATATGATTTTCCCTGTAGATCAGTTGATTGCATATGTTTCTCAGTTTATTACCCTGAAAATTGGGGACCTGATATTTACCGGTACCCCCGAAGGTGTGGGGCCTGTTAACGTTGATGATGTGCTTACCGCTTATCTTGATGGTAAGGAGATTTTAAGTGTTCCGGTTAAATAAATTTTTCACAAAGTACCGTTCAGCATCTAAAAACAAATGATTATTCAGTTGTGATGAAGAAGCTAAATATATCCATCGTATCTTATACCAACACCCTGCCTTTCCGTATTGGTATTGAGACA is a window of Salinivirga cyanobacteriivorans DNA encoding:
- a CDS encoding fumarylacetoacetate hydrolase family protein; protein product: MKIIAIGRNYINHAKEMKSEVPKEPVFFMKPETALLTKNQPFYYPEFTKNLHYELEVVIKINRVGKHIPKEFAHRYYNEIALGIDFTARDVQANAKEKGLPWEKAKAFDHSAPISKFFDKADYKSINDLDFMLKKNDEVVQKGNTSDMIFPVDQLIAYVSQFITLKIGDLIFTGTPEGVGPVNVDDVLTAYLDGKEILSVPVK